A section of the Elizabethkingia anophelis R26 genome encodes:
- the hutI gene encoding imidazolonepropionase produces MKIIGPFKQVVTLANLPLRGSLKDEQLEIIENAGILIESCKIVKVDNFETLGKEFPNVTLEETEGEQIAMPAFTDCHTHICFAGNRANDFSMRNAGKTYLEIAESGGGIWSSVKHTREATEEELLKTLCVRIDDLVRQGITTIEIKSGYGLKLDCELKMLRAINHAKEKTPAKLIPTCLAAHMKPKDFNGDSEEYLNYVLEYILPVVQEEHLAERVDIFIEKSAFQPEESKAFLQKAKAMGFDITVHADQFTPGSSRVAVECGAKSADHLEATSDEDIDYLAKSNTVAVALPGASIGLGDSFAPARKILDGGGILAIATDWNPGSAPMGKLVTQASILATFQKLSTAEVLAGITFRSAYALGFEDRGVLSEGKRADLVCFKTDNYQNVLYRQGALEPCAVYIKGEKY; encoded by the coding sequence ATGAAAATAATCGGACCTTTTAAGCAAGTAGTAACACTTGCCAACTTACCTCTGCGAGGTAGTTTAAAAGATGAACAGCTGGAAATTATTGAGAACGCCGGGATATTAATTGAGTCATGTAAAATCGTTAAAGTTGACAATTTTGAAACTTTAGGAAAAGAATTTCCAAATGTTACTTTGGAAGAAACGGAAGGAGAGCAAATTGCTATGCCCGCATTTACAGACTGTCATACACATATCTGCTTTGCAGGAAATCGTGCTAATGATTTCTCTATGCGTAATGCCGGAAAAACATATCTGGAAATTGCAGAATCCGGAGGCGGAATCTGGAGTTCAGTAAAACATACTCGTGAAGCAACAGAAGAAGAATTGTTGAAAACACTTTGCGTTAGAATAGATGACCTTGTGCGCCAGGGAATCACAACAATAGAAATTAAAAGTGGCTATGGATTAAAGCTGGATTGTGAACTTAAGATGCTGAGGGCAATTAATCACGCCAAAGAAAAAACACCTGCAAAACTGATACCTACATGTCTTGCTGCACATATGAAGCCTAAGGATTTCAACGGAGATTCCGAAGAATATCTTAATTATGTTTTAGAATATATTTTGCCTGTTGTTCAGGAGGAACATCTGGCAGAGAGAGTAGATATATTTATTGAAAAATCTGCTTTTCAGCCGGAAGAGAGTAAAGCATTCTTACAAAAGGCAAAAGCAATGGGGTTTGACATCACGGTTCATGCAGATCAGTTTACACCAGGAAGTTCGCGTGTAGCAGTAGAATGTGGAGCTAAGTCTGCGGATCATTTAGAAGCAACTTCTGATGAAGATATAGATTATTTAGCAAAATCAAACACGGTTGCGGTGGCTCTTCCGGGGGCAAGTATAGGCTTAGGAGATTCTTTTGCTCCTGCCCGAAAAATATTAGATGGCGGCGGAATATTAGCTATTGCTACAGACTGGAATCCTGGCTCAGCACCAATGGGTAAGCTGGTTACGCAGGCTTCGATTCTGGCAACATTCCAGAAGTTATCCACAGCAGAAGTTTTAGCAGGTATAACATTCAGATCAGCTTATGCTTTAGGTTTTGAAGATCGCGGTGTATTATCCGAAGGAAAAAGAGCAGATCTTGTTTGCTTTAAAACAGATAATTATCAGAATGTATTGTACAGACAAGGGGCTTTAGAGCCATGTGCTGTTTACATTAAAGGAGAAAAATACTAA
- the ruvB gene encoding Holliday junction branch migration DNA helicase RuvB produces MPNFLHPDKENFSDDELFQEDHIRPQSFRDFAGQHQTLENLEIFVAAAKSRNSSLDHVLLHGPPGLGKTTLAHIIANELGVNCKLTSGPVLDKPANLAGLLTNLEENDVLFIDEIHRLSPVVEEYLYSAMEDFKIDIMLETGPNARSVQIGLNPFTLVGATTRSGMLTKPLLARFGIQSRLEYYNIELLSTIIQRSARVMGIKIYEDASIEIARRSRGTPRIANALLRRVRDFAEIKGNGDIEIEITKFALNALKVDEYGLDEMDNKILKTMIENFKARPVGISALATSIGENPETLEEVYEPFLIQEGFIIRTPRGREVTEKAYKHLNMAKPKRPDELF; encoded by the coding sequence ATGCCTAACTTCCTTCACCCCGATAAAGAGAATTTTTCCGATGATGAGCTTTTTCAGGAAGATCATATTCGTCCACAAAGTTTCAGAGATTTTGCAGGGCAACACCAGACATTGGAAAATCTGGAAATCTTTGTTGCGGCAGCCAAATCCAGGAACAGTTCTCTGGATCACGTCTTATTACATGGCCCGCCGGGATTAGGAAAAACTACTTTGGCACACATTATCGCTAATGAACTTGGTGTTAACTGCAAACTGACCTCTGGTCCGGTACTAGATAAACCTGCAAATCTTGCAGGATTACTAACAAACCTGGAAGAGAATGATGTATTGTTTATTGATGAAATCCATAGATTATCTCCCGTTGTTGAAGAATATCTATATTCTGCGATGGAAGATTTTAAAATAGACATCATGCTGGAAACCGGCCCCAATGCACGTTCGGTGCAGATAGGACTAAACCCTTTTACACTGGTAGGCGCAACTACACGTTCCGGAATGCTAACAAAGCCATTACTTGCCAGGTTTGGTATCCAATCCAGATTGGAATATTATAACATCGAATTGCTTTCAACTATTATACAGAGAAGTGCAAGGGTTATGGGGATTAAAATCTATGAAGATGCTTCCATAGAAATTGCCAGAAGAAGCCGAGGTACTCCTAGAATTGCTAATGCTTTACTGAGAAGAGTACGCGATTTTGCAGAAATAAAGGGTAATGGAGATATTGAGATTGAAATTACAAAGTTTGCTCTGAATGCCTTGAAAGTTGATGAATATGGTCTAGATGAAATGGATAACAAAATTCTGAAGACCATGATCGAAAACTTTAAAGCACGTCCCGTTGGCATAAGTGCTTTGGCTACTTCTATTGGAGAAAATCCGGAAACACTGGAAGAAGTATATGAACCTTTTCTTATTCAGGAAGGTTTTATTATCCGAACTCCCAGAGGACGTGAAGTAACAGAAAAAGCCTACAAGCATCTTAATATGGCTAAACCTAAAAGACCTGACGAGCTTTTTTAA
- the hutG gene encoding formimidoylglutamase codes for MERIWSGRFDGEDLLSRRLFQAVEEKTDYEEIADKSFFLHGFAVDEGVKRNKGRVGAAAAPNVIRKNMSNFPVVSPSFRLFDFGDIYCPDENLERTQQSLANAVASGLLNNGKSIVLGGGHEVTYAHYSGIKKAFPAKKIGIINFDAHFDNREPENNLASSGTGFWQIANEGEIHSLHIGIQRNSNTLKLFDTAHQYGMKYILADEIFFENLPQLYPRIDEFLDGMDVLYVTICMDVFNASIAPGVSASAYNGIFTDQAFMLLYRHILRNNKLKALDVAEVNPVYDIQDRTARLAASLVNEWLMI; via the coding sequence ATGGAAAGAATCTGGTCCGGCCGTTTTGATGGTGAAGACTTATTAAGCAGAAGACTTTTTCAGGCTGTTGAAGAGAAGACTGATTATGAAGAAATTGCAGATAAAAGCTTTTTTTTACATGGCTTTGCAGTAGACGAAGGCGTGAAAAGAAATAAAGGTAGGGTAGGAGCAGCTGCAGCACCCAATGTTATCCGAAAGAATATGAGTAATTTTCCGGTGGTATCACCAAGCTTCAGGCTTTTTGATTTCGGGGATATATACTGTCCAGATGAAAATCTGGAAAGGACACAACAAAGTTTGGCAAATGCTGTAGCCAGTGGATTACTAAATAATGGAAAAAGTATCGTATTGGGTGGCGGACACGAAGTTACTTATGCACATTACTCAGGAATAAAAAAAGCTTTTCCTGCTAAGAAGATTGGGATTATTAATTTTGATGCTCATTTTGATAACAGGGAACCGGAAAATAATTTAGCTTCATCCGGAACAGGATTCTGGCAGATTGCTAATGAAGGTGAAATCCATTCTTTGCATATCGGAATTCAAAGAAATAGCAATACTCTCAAATTATTCGATACTGCGCACCAATATGGGATGAAATATATTCTTGCAGATGAAATTTTCTTTGAAAACCTTCCGCAGTTATATCCACGGATAGATGAATTTCTGGACGGAATGGATGTGCTGTATGTTACAATCTGTATGGATGTTTTCAACGCATCTATTGCACCCGGAGTCAGTGCTTCGGCTTATAACGGAATTTTTACGGATCAGGCATTTATGCTGTTATACAGACATATTTTGCGGAATAATAAATTAAAAGCTTTAGATGTTGCTGAAGTCAATCCTGTCTATGATATTCAGGACAGAACAGCGCGATTGGCTGCATCTTTAGTAAATGAATGGTTAATGATATAG